ctcactcgcagcactcaaaacagcaggatcgatttcgtcttttgtcaatcattttcgttaaattttcattcatattcgtctcatatctctatccGGTGTGAATtcccagtcattcatgtatttgtttttctgtaaacgttcacattttacattcaggagttaacatacacacaagtgtcccccccccccaaacacacacacagaaccacagacacacacacaagtaatccgagtacacactgatacaaacagacgtaccGTCTCGCGAACGAAAACACTGGCCAACGATTTataggcaaacatgattaaagacaaaattttaaGTGTATAATTGTagcctgtttaatgtcaaagaatggataacatgattatgtttgctgctttccaaggtacaaaattgtaagtttgcttcatgcattatgatgcgaaaacctgaaAATTATacgagttaaagttcaaaaggtgacactgacatactgtcctgggtTATGACTTTTGATTGTTGTTTATCCTTCAATATCCGTTTTCCGTGTGTATTGTCTACgcaaatggttagggaataatgtgtaacgatacaatttacgagagaaagtaaaaatatgtcggcttaaagttggttcaccctcagaataaagaatcaacaacatctgactaatttgaatgaaaattcatgaaattgtgtgaacaaaaacgaattatcttcacattctgcgatccgtcagcgggagggatgaatttgaatgacaattgacgattttgaatgctatgtcttcgaaaatgtttgacgaaaaacgaattacaatgacaattgacgaaattgaagttaggatttgcgctCCACGTGCTTcacgggacgaaattgaataataaatctttaaaattgaatgacaaaagtgcgaaaatggatgggaaaacctatagtaaaATATGACCATTTATGCACGCTGGTGTTCTCGATATAATTAATGCAATGTAAAGTACAGCCTCACTTTGTGTTTGCTCCTTCAGGACGACATAACGATACCCGGATCAGCCGAGCCAGCAGGTTCAGTTTGCAACGGCTTCTACTCCGATTTCATACTCAGCTTTAGCATCAATGAAGTAAAATTATACTTTGTTACCCTGAGGTTTTACCTGGACGATACTGAGTGGTATATGTGGAACACGTCTATCATTTACATCAACGACCAGGGTAAGCGGATGCGTTTGAATACTGTAGCCCTGGTTTTGCAACTCCGGCTTATAATTATTATCTTCTCTTTCTTATCTCCACCTTCTTAAAGAAAAGTTCTAGTTATAAGTtggtctgataagaaagagtaaagtcTTGCGAGTACAACGATGACAATTTAATCCAAATCGgatcaaaccccccccccactactGCTGCAACGAATACCAGTATGTACTTCTTTTACTTCCGCTATGAGTATACTGTTAATGATACTACCTCTTCTACTACTGCATGTAACTGATAGTACTTCTATTTACTTTCGTCTCTCCTATAAGTTGTGTACTCCTCTAATTCTGCAAGCACAAACTACAGTAATTTCTTTTTCCTCTACTTCTACCAAACGCCAAAACCAGCACTACGGATATAACGACTATCATCACTTCTTTtctgtgaatgatatatgttaTCATGCCTCTAACTCTCGAgatcctatcttttttttccctcggcAGAACCGGTTCCCCAAATGGAATCCAAGCTCCAGAGGCGCTTCGTTAGCCCAACCGGAAGTTACTACTCGTGCATCTCGGAGACCGTTACCGTGGGAATGACCTTTAACCTGACCCTCGAGAACATGGAGCTGCAGCCGTACAGTCAGGAAACGGAAAAAAACAATTTGGGCAGTGGTGAGCATGCttgattgattaatttgatCATCCgttattaaaggagacctccggatgattttcagacttttacatttgaacaactataaataatatactgagtacagagtttcagaatttatagtgattagGTTGAGGAATAagagtgttttcaaaatttacaacaaattgcaatgaacaaggatgatgacatggcagactcaccataagaatgcatgagttggggctcaagaaagcggaacaaaagaagatggcatgcatatattctacacaggtgaacttgtcaagCAAGTgttattgtaatggaattacactgctacatttctgaaatatgcgAGGCTCCtttgtcatcaacactgttcagtgtaatttgtttaagatttttcaaagtattgtttctctgctcaaggaccacgataaattccacaaatctatacatggagctgtcgatttatgtactacatgatgtgaaattatgaaaatcgtccggaatgcccctttaagtcggtctgttaaacttttttttttttcatttcgtgaATTCGTTCGCTCACTTATTAAACAAAGAACAGTGTGATATAATTTATAAAAGTAACAATATCTGAAATTTGTAACATACTGGTAATTTTGTGAAAAAGGGGACTGCAGAAAACGTGTTGCATTTTTACCatcaaaatgaatatgatataatgatatactGTGATATATCACATATTTCATACAACGTATAGTAGGCCcgatataatacaaaatatatacaataaagTAAGCCTAAAATACGTAATAGTAGGCTTTTaatgcataataattatgtactgGACAGAAAGACAATGTATGTTTATGTAATACATCATTATATTATCTCCCATCTTGCTACTTACCTTTCCCACATTGACTTATTGACAAAGTAATGacttacttcttcttcttttttttttttttgttctacagCCAACTCCTGCATTGTACCATCAAGCCCGAATGCCGCCCTCATCGTTGGGTTGACGCTAGGTGCCGTCATTTTCGTTCTCCTGATTGGGCTCTGCCTCATGTACAGGAAACAGAGTGCTGCCGGACGAtacaaccaattttcataaggCGTGACATAATgaataaattcattcattctcctatggcccctcccccccccccccatataaaTTTCGATTTCATATCCATGGATAATATTCAATGTCCCATTGGATATAGCCAATGTATATGTGGCGACACAGGAAGGCGAGATTTTTGACTGTCGAATCCAGTTTTCTAGTTTTCCGGTGATTATTACAGTTGTTccttcatgtttgtttattccagggaaaggggtgggggggggggggggggagaaaagagGACAGAATATGTGGTATAAGAGTGCTCACGTTTAACCTTTGAACTTGTGTCGAAGGATcaacgagaaaaaaacaaacaaacaaaaaaccacaaCCACTATTCACTTCAGGCCCACTTATATCCCAAAAGTAATTTTCGTTGACGTATTGATTTGTATTGCGCCGGTTTGTAATGAGCTGGCACTTAAAACAGATGGTATTAAAATGTGTAATtactatgtatatatacatgatttttTGATTAACAGATATGGAATTAACAAGTGCCTTCCCTTGGCATCAATTCATGTACGGTTTTGTGTGTAACTCTGCATTATTTTGTCTTGTACTCGGCGAAACTAATATAGCTTAAGGGCCACAGTTACATATATTTTAGTCGTAAGGTATATAGTTTTCGTGTGTCATTATGTAGAAAAGGTATAGGtaacatgtacagttgtattgaTTTATACAGGAATGAATCGCTTAGCGTTCAGTCGTTTAATTTGACACTGGAAATGAAGCAACTTCGCGAATGAGGAACGATTTTGATTGTTGTTGAACACAATAGAAATGtctttgtgtatgcatgtgtttgtacgtatacatgtgtgtgtgtgtatgtgtgtgtgtgtatgtatgtgcatgtgtgtgtgacatTCGAGAGTATTGGTATTTGTGACaaattttttcattctttctccgACAGCAACTGTAGGTGCAGAACATTTgggaaaaataataatcaatagATTTTTATTGTAAATCACATGTAATCactatttctctctctatctcttttagCGTAAAGAGAACATTATGGGACATATCGGAAAAAAGCAATACAACTCATGACTCTCACTAACTTAGAGAGTGAAAGACGAGAGACTAAGACCAGGAGAGggcaaaggggaaaaaaaaatgtagaacaACCTGTAGTCTTTCCCACTGCCATTCCAGATCGTATATGCGTCTAAAGAGCCCTATACCAATATTGAACGATCAATAATGAAAGTGTCATTCAATGCGTTTTATGAGATGTCCACTTTGAATTGGCTGAATTATTATGAGAAAAGATGATGTAAAAAGTTGCTTGTTGATATTCATGATTTTGAATTTGCCGGAATAAATATTATTACATGGAATATCCCTcgcatattttgattttcagtataaaataagtgattttttttttcatctcattcgTCATGTATTCCTTCGTACAGCAGTGTTTCACTCAAATCCAAAGCTACAGataatctacaaaaaaaaaaaaaaaatacagcagcATTCATCGTTTACAGTCACATTGCATGATTTTACTGCGTCGCCGTGAATTTCCATATTGTcttgttcattattttgttctgttgAAAAACGAAATGAATTTTCCTTCCCTCGTCTATTCGCGAACAATCAATCGTTCAGTATTTCACACGACGAACAGATATCATGTCGTATAAATAATGATCAAACTTCACGAATCAGTGTATCATCAATATTGCACCACTCAAAACCTGGTCAAAGTATAGTGCATGTTACCACGACAACCGCATGACACCCTCACAAGATGACTTATAAGAGTGAATGCTTGTGGTGCGTCTCATCAAAATCAATATTACTGCTACACGTCCTCAAAAAAGTGACGAGTCGcattaataaacaaacaaagtcatAAATCGTCAACCGTCTGTGATTGGGGCATAACACGTCCTTACATAAAAGCAGATTGCATTCATTCTAAGCCATACATTCGAGCTGAACTGGGCTGATTCTTGTCACCGTAACATAAAGGTATAATACTGCCacatttttaaataaaaatgactgcatttcatTCTGTTAACTCTCTGTGTGCCATATTAATTACCTGTTcatagtttgtgtgtgtgtgtgtgtgcaaaatttgagcACAGTTGACTCAATGGCACGAGAACGTTTATTTTCGGCACACTTTGGTAACACCAGTGTAAAAAAGCAATATCCATCTAATTAAATGCAATTACGTCACAATTCGAAATCTATGACATGAAATACTTTACTTTGAAGTAAATGAAAGCTTCTGTTCTTATTCAAATGTCCCGAGAGGAATAGTAGTCTTTTACCAATGTATTGTTGTGTCCCCTTCCTCCCTTAAATTACAATCTTCAAGTTTCACTTGGAATTTAGATCGTTTTAGGTAGAAAATGTCACAAGTGTACACTGTCTTTTTATTACGCCGTAAAATTGCTATGACggattttgtgtgtttgatttctcTGATGAAATATCATTCGCTGAACTTATATTGGACCAATAAATGGAAACATTGCGATAACCACGTAA
The Diadema setosum chromosome 21, eeDiaSeto1, whole genome shotgun sequence DNA segment above includes these coding regions:
- the LOC140244698 gene encoding uncharacterized protein; the encoded protein is MKSVALCLLIAYTCILGAHAQTTVATTAAATTAAATTTDATTMGTVTMITDEPTAATDNTTDFNTTTSMTTGPMLTTNGTNSTEMMTTLTTATAAKMTTTSWPSANWLVTDSNNDTCMIMTFKGILHVAGSDDITIPGSAEPAGSVCNGFYSDFILSFSINEVKLYFVTLRFYLDDTEWYMWNTSIIYINDQEPVPQMESKLQRRFVSPTGSYYSCISETVTVGMTFNLTLENMELQPYSQETEKNNLGSANSCIVPSSPNAALIVGLTLGAVIFVLLIGLCLMYRKQSAAGRYNQFS